The following are encoded in a window of Arthrobacter sp. NicSoilB4 genomic DNA:
- a CDS encoding ABC transporter ATP-binding protein translates to MIEARGLTKVYGEKTAVAGVNFTVEAGRVTGFLGPNGAGKSTTMRMIMGLDRPTSGTVTVNGAPFARHAAPLRDVGALLDAKAVHTSRSAYNHLLAMAATHSIPKKRVHEVIEMTGLADVAKKKVGGFSLGMGQRLGIAAALLGDPQTVILDEPVNGLDPEGVVWVRNLVKYLASEGRTVFLSSHLMSEMAVTADHLIVIGRGRIIADAPIQDIINGKGRIRTRVRTDQPDQLMHLLAGDGVSVELQDHELLEVTGLDPRRIARAALDSHVMLYELTPLQASLEEAYMELTKDEVEYHSLITTGAAAPAQTGGN, encoded by the coding sequence ATGATCGAAGCAAGAGGCCTGACCAAGGTTTACGGCGAAAAGACCGCCGTGGCCGGAGTCAACTTCACCGTCGAAGCCGGCCGGGTCACCGGCTTCCTGGGCCCCAACGGGGCCGGCAAGTCCACAACCATGCGCATGATCATGGGGCTGGACCGGCCGACGTCGGGAACCGTCACCGTCAACGGCGCACCGTTCGCCCGGCACGCGGCGCCGCTGCGCGACGTCGGTGCGCTGCTCGACGCCAAGGCCGTCCACACCAGCCGCTCGGCGTACAACCACCTCCTGGCCATGGCCGCCACCCACAGCATTCCCAAGAAGCGCGTGCACGAAGTCATCGAGATGACCGGCCTGGCCGATGTGGCCAAGAAGAAGGTCGGCGGCTTCTCGCTCGGCATGGGACAGCGGCTCGGGATCGCCGCGGCGCTGCTCGGCGACCCGCAGACCGTCATCCTGGACGAGCCCGTCAACGGCCTGGACCCCGAGGGCGTCGTCTGGGTCCGCAACCTCGTCAAGTACCTTGCCTCCGAGGGGCGCACCGTGTTCCTCTCCAGCCACCTGATGAGCGAGATGGCCGTCACCGCAGACCACCTGATTGTGATCGGCCGCGGCAGGATCATCGCCGATGCGCCGATCCAGGACATCATCAACGGCAAGGGCCGGATCCGCACCCGGGTCCGCACCGACCAGCCGGACCAGCTGATGCACCTGCTCGCCGGGGACGGCGTCTCCGTGGAGCTGCAGGACCACGAACTGCTCGAGGTCACCGGCCTGGATCCGCGCCGGATCGCCCGCGCGGCCCTGGACAGCCACGTCATGCTCTACGAACTCACCCCGCTTCAGGCCAGCCTCGAGGAGGCCTACATGGAACTGACCAAGGATGAGGTCGAATACCACTCGCTGATCACCACGGGCGCTGCCGCCCCCGCCCAGACCGGAGGCAACTAA
- a CDS encoding ABC transporter permease: MSSTTLEPSRRGAHAGTPAATDGTSAGPGPSFLRVLNSEFIKFRTLLSTLILLGCTVLVVVGFGALSAWGTGSFAEAAASDPQAAAAFAAQGGDLAVGVPTSGIAFAQLILGSLGVLLMSSEFTTGMARSTFAAVPKRIPAFAAKLLVVMVTAFVLTAASVYLAGLVSLPILDNYNLKLDLSSSQSVKMLLVNSLYVAAVAAIGMALGSLIRNSAGGIMSLVGLFFVAPIAFQLIPGDFFVEARKYLPGNTVEPMTAVQHVPDTLEAWQAALVLGAWVVVPVVLAAVLLKKRDV; encoded by the coding sequence ATGAGCTCCACCACCCTTGAACCCTCCCGCCGCGGCGCCCACGCCGGCACCCCCGCCGCGACGGACGGCACCAGTGCCGGCCCGGGCCCCAGCTTCCTGCGGGTGCTGAACTCTGAATTCATCAAGTTCCGCACGCTTCTGTCCACACTGATCCTGCTCGGCTGCACCGTCCTGGTCGTTGTGGGCTTCGGTGCCCTCTCGGCCTGGGGCACCGGATCGTTCGCCGAGGCCGCGGCAAGCGATCCGCAGGCCGCCGCCGCGTTCGCCGCCCAGGGCGGGGACCTCGCCGTCGGCGTCCCCACGTCCGGCATCGCGTTCGCCCAGCTGATCCTGGGCTCACTCGGCGTACTGCTGATGAGTTCCGAGTTCACCACGGGCATGGCCCGCTCCACGTTCGCGGCCGTCCCCAAGCGGATTCCGGCGTTCGCCGCCAAGCTGCTCGTGGTGATGGTGACAGCGTTCGTCCTCACCGCGGCCTCCGTGTACCTGGCGGGTCTCGTGTCGCTGCCGATTCTGGACAACTACAACCTGAAACTGGACCTCTCCAGCTCGCAGTCGGTGAAGATGTTGTTGGTCAACAGCCTCTACGTGGCCGCGGTGGCCGCCATCGGCATGGCCCTGGGTTCGCTGATCCGCAACTCCGCCGGCGGCATCATGAGCCTGGTCGGCCTGTTCTTCGTGGCCCCGATTGCCTTCCAGCTGATCCCCGGCGACTTCTTTGTCGAGGCCCGCAAGTACCTGCCCGGGAATACGGTCGAACCGATGACAGCCGTGCAGCACGTTCCGGACACGCTGGAGGCCTGGCAGGCCGCACTGGTGCTGGGCGCCTGGGTCGTGGTACCGGTGGTCCTGGCCGCCGTGCTGCTGAAAAAGCGGGACGTCTAG